A window of Gossypium hirsutum isolate 1008001.06 chromosome D13, Gossypium_hirsutum_v2.1, whole genome shotgun sequence genomic DNA:
ATTGATGAAGTGCAAAAATTCACTGGCGCTTTTTCGGTTTTACAATTCAAAATCTCCGAAGAACACAaggaaaataattgaaaagaaatcTAAAATCTAAGAGAAGAAAACTGAGAAAACTAATTTACAGGgaataaaaaaaatccttaaacAAGTGCTAACTAAGCCAATTTATAGAACTAGGATAGTCGTTGTCCTCAACCTTAGGTTAGTTGAagttttcatgtttaattttcattttgcGGACCAAAACTCCCCTGGCTCATAGTTGTTTCCCGTACAAGGTTAGTGTCGTGACACTCAGTGTCTGTGTCGCAACATCGAAGGCAGTATGCTCTGGTTCAAGGGCGACTTCAGGGATGTGTCGCGACATCCTATGGCTATGTCCCAAAACCAAAGGCAAGCTTGCAATTATtgcattctgctccctatgttgcgacatcaaactTTCCGTTTTGCAACACAACGACCAGCATTGAGTTCCTACACCTTTGACATGCACACTCACTAAGTAtgttagctcacctttaggcctcattcagcccctAAGGTTATAGAAAaactcaaaatataatttttttattgaatttcaagtttagATAGAAAACTTagctaaaacataataaatatgcTTGTAtacaagctccttaagtgcgaAACTAGTTTTAATCTCTACACTGAATTACGATAGATCGGTTTCAACCTATCATATAGAATAATATAGTTGATTTTTATgacctaaaaagaaaaaaatcacaaTATAAGGGTTCATTCCAATTCCTCAAGTCATCATATCATGAAACTTAGGTACATAAAGTTCGCTAAACTTATTGAGATCAAAAAATTCAAATGGAATTAAACATGATAACAAAACTAGGTATAAACTAAGCGATTTCCCAACCTTCACATACAAACATAACCTTAACCCACAAATACAACATTGAAATTCACATTAGTGATGACCATTTACATATCAAAAGACTcgatatacatgccacaatattAGATGCCAAAATGAGCATATTTCTACCGTcttgatgatagtgtgatatctaaACTAATTCGGCTTTGAGAGTTCCGAAGACTAAGGATCTATATGTAAAGAAAACAACAGTAGGTAAGCAtttaatgtttagtaagttcaaatggaatTAATAACACTTACCTTGATCATAGGTGAGCAAGGTAACTACCAAAAGATTAGGCATACATCTAGCTAGAACATGACACATAATGTCACCAACAAAGTGAGCATAAGAAACATAGGTATCCATATGtattaaacattataaacatgACCCAATACATCACTAAattgtaccaattaaaataagTTCATCACAGTTTCATATACTTTCATCAAACTACTAATCCATGCCATTACAAATTTAACCACATAcctttatagtttatcaaatttgattttttttttcattttccgaTTTCAAGATTCAATTTTAGCATTCCTTCCAATGAAATCCTCGTAAACGGACTCAAACATGCGGGcgaactacaccacaccaagataGCTCGTATAAGCATAAACTACACTACACCAGAGCACTGAAGTGCAAAGCCTGTAGGCATCAAATGTATATACACATACAAATAtatccctccaccacaccaagGTCTTCAAAGAGACAATGAATACTCGATGATTCACAACAAATGTTAGATCCCAAAATAACACATAATCTCCACATCGTCAACTAACCTGTACACAAGCACGTATAAGAACCTATTGGCATGGCAAGTGTATCCCGACCCTTCACTAAGTTCACATCGGCATCAATTATTCATATTTGTATAGACATAAGCTATGACTATCACATATCAACTTTTGAAATTCATCGATCAAGTCTGAACACGAATCACACATACAATTAATTCATGATGCATTTAAATTTTCTTGTCATTCTTCTAGTTAGCAATCAATAGATATAACATCATTCACTTATCACAACTCATCTCAATTCATTTATGTTCCTAGTCAAGTATGCTAATTTCTACCAAAACCTTAACATAAGTTCAAATATAGATAGAATGAAAATAAACACAAGCATGCCTATTTAATAACAAAGGATAGTAAGTTCCATAAGAACTTACCTTTCAAAACACAAAACGAGTAGATTTCTAAGGGTCTATTCCACAATTTTAATCTTTCCTCTACATGCTCCACTTTTATCCAATTCTTATTATAcacaacaatatatatatacacaccaaatcaataatatatattagCACACAATATTCATTAAACGGCTAACCAAAAATGATTCCATGTGATGAATGATCCTATTTAATCTCCTTTCTTAATACactcctattttttattttattcaatttagcccctgaaCTCGAGATAAGCATGTTTTTCGATTCCTAGCTTCGGATCAAAATTcgatttcacattctttcattaggAACCCTATAATTTCTATTCTTagcataatttcataaaaaaattaccatttattcaatttagcccctaatttaAAAAGTTAACAAATAAGTTTAtataactttataatttagtccttatcgtGATCTAAACTTAACAACTATCaaattcaagcctaattcatcaatttatcaacAATGACAACTTACTAAAATTTGAACAATTTGATACATGGGCTAACTAAATCAAACTCTCATaattataaatctataaaaattacaagaaaagagctTAGTTTCTTACCAAATTAATGGTTGAATACGAAATGGACTTGAAAGCTTTTATTGGCTTTTCATCTATGGTGGTGGATGGTGGTATAGTGAAAAAGATCATGAAAATTCCACTATCATATTTATACCTAATTAGTCTTTACTTAATCTAGTTTAATTgacttaattaaactttaatcatGTTAATAATATTACTAATTAATCTAAGTGGAATCTAACGTACTCATCCATTAACTCATGCcaaaaatttgtttaattgtcattttggtcatttggataattgctatttaagtcctcaatttttttcttaatttaaactCAATAGTGATTGggcttttacaaattagtccttgagcTTTAATCAACTAATTTCTCGGTTAAATTACTTATTcgaacttcaatatatttttatatcaacTTCGTAAATACTTCTATTTTACATTTATACACTCAATTTACGAAAATAAAGTTTCGAAATCACATTTTTCGGTACTACTGAAAATCAAGATGCTGCAGTATTTACCGCATGCTGTCTTCCTTGGGTAAAAGAGAAACTATCGACTACTGACGATGAATATAAAAAGCTAGAGGACACTTGCACTTTTGGAGTATGTCACAGGTAGCCATTTGATGTCATTTGTTCACCAGTACGAACATCTTCTTCAGTTGTTACTAGCCTTTCTAATGAAGAGACAGCTGAAGGAACTTGTAGCAACTAATGGAGATCAACAATCATGGAGAAAAGAGAAAGCATTTACCATTGAAGTTGCAGTCGCAGTATATATCATGGAGATCAACAATCGATGTCACTCGTGAACATGAGGTTATTGACTTATTAactcttaatattttttattgcaCCAAAAGGAAAAACCCCTCAATATTTTTTAAagctattttgaaattgaaaattttaaaattgaaacccTCCATTGAACACTTTTAAACTGAACACGTTtaaactagaggtgatcatgggttgggctatcCAGCCCGGCCCAACAATCCGCCAGAAAAATGAAAAGATTCGAGTAAAAATATAAGTCCGAAATATGAGTTTGAGCTAAAAAACGAAGCCCGTTTAGAAAATAAGCCGGGCCTCAAGTAAAACTTTTTTGCTCAGACTCGGCCTTAGACTTTTAATccgaattatataaaaaatatatttatgtttatttttatttttattaaatatatatattttttagacttttaatccgaattatatattaaatatatatattttttatttttaatcaaatatgggCCAAACCGGGCTCagacttaataatttttttttgagctAGACTTAGACCAACttttaagcccatattttgggccaaGCCAAGCCCAGACCCAAAATacaagcttaaaattttgtctggACCTAACCTGAACCCGGCCCATGACCTTCAAGCTCTTGATTATTATATCATCAATGATACCAATGATACTAATTCAAACTCGACTGTTTCCTTTATAAATAACCTTTTAATATTACTCGCATCATGCTCATAAATAAGtctaatttattaaaaagaaatttattaaaaagttagAAGCTTTATAGAgaacaaaacataacattatgCGGCTATCATGTTAAGCAAACTTTCAAATCATACACCTAATATATTTTACAATAAAGAAAAAACATTAAAGATTACAACACCAAAACAAATGCATCAAGATATGAGATATAACGATGCCGTTTTAATTTTTACCTGTTTTATTCTCTAAACTAGAATGCTTGACCATCCAAGCCCCCCTTTTTTCACATGTACAATTGAAGAACACtacaaaatatggacaaaatATGATGTAAACTACTAGTTCTCTCTTACCTACAGCAGAAAACATAGACATAAGTCAAAATATTAAGTTATCAGATTCGAAAAACCATTGCTCTGAGGATAACACGCTTATCTTCACGTGGGATCCGCTCAAAAGTTGGTTTGATAGAAAACATGTTCCGGCGATGGATTTTACTCCCTTTTATCCTCTTCAGATTCATCTTCCTCATCGGAGATACCAGCATTTCCATTCTTTTGCTCCTGCTTGACTAAACTCACATCGCCGTTCGATTGCCCCCTAGTTAGAGATTGAGCTTCTTCATCATCGAATTCCTCCCCCACATCTTCCGAGTATGCATATCTGACAATTAGTGGTATAAGTAATGAAAACACAGATTAATTAAAGCTATAAGATACCCCTCAAAAAAATATAACCATGAGAAGCCTATTTATAGGGGGGAATTCCTGCCAATGAATGTAGATTCTAACAATCAAAATATGGCGCCATAAGGTGGACTTGCTTCAGGTGAATGAACTCGTCTCCAGCAGGTCAAAAGCTCAGGTGACATACCCTTTAAGCATTTTTAAGGTTATGGTCGTTAAACTGGCTCGAAAGAACTTTTTATAGGAATAAGACACACCGTTGGGAGCTTTGAGATGGTGCCCAAAGGTAGCAAATAACACAGAGTAGTGCAAACGAAAGTATGTCCCAGAAAGCTGTGATGATCCAAGCACTTTGCCACCTCTCATTGAATGGATCAGTTGCTTTGAAGTATATCTGTAATACCGAATGAATCAGATCCACCATTCTCGAAAATTCCAACCAAGAAAGAAATTGAAATCTAGACAAAACATACCTCATAAGTTATCCATGCAACAGAAGCAATCACTGCCACAGCTAATGCATTTGAGAATTTCCTATAGATGTCCAACTTCACTGATATTCTCTTTGCCTGATGAAATAAGCGTGGTTATCGAAAAGGAGAAACGTAACATCTCCTATCATTAAATCTGAAAGAAGAGAATTACAAGATACCTGTAACTGCTCTAGTGTTTTGGAAAGAGATGTAAAGATCCACAATATCAAAAATGCATCAAGGAATGCATCGGGAAGGCCTAGGAAGAGTCTTGCTCTTCCTGATACGTCATTGATGGTCCCTACGTGCTCAGTAATGTCAAGCAATTCAGATGCCACAAAATACGTAGCTCCAATAAGAAGCACCTTCGAGGTAAGACCACCTAAAGTTGGGCGTACGACACCATAGCCCATAGAAACTGAAAGTATGAGAAGTCGAGAAAGTGTTTTCTTTATAGCTCCAACTGTTACAACCCAAGCTGTAGTTACAACAGGTCTCATTCCTGTTTTGTTAAAATTAGAATAATCAAGATACCACAATATCATTTCAAACAAGCCAAGACCAATGACTGCGGCAATGCAATGCTGAAGTTGAAGGATATCTTCCCAAAACCTCATGTATTGGGAGAACCAAATGGCACTAAGCAACAAATAAGCAATTGCCATGTACACATAGAACGTCATCAATGGAGCCATTCTGCCAGGCAAATAACCATCAGGATTCTTCCATACAGTCTTTCCACTCATTACTGTTCCCTTGAGTTTCGGATCACATGCAATAAAAAACAAATTATGCATCCCAGTTTTCTTGATGGGAACCTCGGCATTGTTCATTTGTGTCGATAAATCATTCCCATTGAACTGTATACTTAAAACCATTGGCCAATTAATCTCTGTTGCCGAAGGTATCCTAATGACTTCACCTTGCTTGCAACCTTCTAGCTTAGCAAGATCAGGGGTGCAACATATCGACCTTTGTCCACCATAAGCTGAACCACCAATATTGTTTCTATCAGCAGCCTCGAAAATCACCGCCTGTATCAACCCAGTACTATGTTCCATCTCGGATTGTTCATCTGCAGCATCTTGAGTCCTCCAAAATGTGATATTTTCAAatctatataaaaattacaagcaaaatatcaaattttgaaaatggaaCCCTTAATTCAGCACCAAAATTCTAGTTTTACTTATGGACGAGCATAATTGTTTTATTATATCGACGATTACACGATTTTCTAAATTAcagatttaatttatatatttatcaaaTGAGAACGGCACATAAAACATAGATATAGTCATATAATCATTTTTAACTTCAATAAGcaattaataatagtaaatttTAGAAAGCACatttcttaattttcaaaataataataattatgcaTCTTCCAGTAATCCTCATTAATCTGCAAATGCGATAAGCATCAATGACTTGATTTCATAACAGATCTAATCCAAAACCGATCAAACAATGCTACATTCTACATTTACAAAAAATGATTCACGTTCTTAAGTAAATGAAACGTTTCGTTCATTTTACCGAATAAAAGAGCGGCCGTCGGTGGCGGAGTCGTCGGAGGAGAGAGAAGCGTAGAGTCCTTCGCTGCCGCCGGGAAGAAGGTAAGCATTGCCGACCTCATTGAAGAGTTGATTCTGGTAGATGTGGATTGAAGCGTGGATCGTTGTTAATAGAGTTGATAATATAACAAAGATTAAAAAGTCAAAGGATTTATTGGCTATTCGAAACGAGAAATCCATGGCGATGAATTGGGGGACTAGTCTTCAGCCCTGACCTTAGGGAAAGTAGATCGGGCGATTTTGAGGGGGCGAAGGATAGAAGAGTGGGTGAGATTGAAGCAAAATGACTTTAAGGAACGAAGTAAACACAACCTTACTGTCGGTGTGAAGGCAGTATGGTTAACGCGCCAAGAAACACGTGTGCATACCATTATTATTAGGGTAAACTACGCTGGTAGTCAACaaactattaatatttttttttggtaatttaattatgaaaagttataaaacgACTActtaactattaataaatttttttttggtcattcaactatgaaaagttacaaaatgattacaTAGATTGGCGACATCTTTGGATTACATGGATTGATTTAGGCATCACGAGAAGCCATATATTCTGCCCGCTTCAGAAAGGAGTAGACAATGTCACCTTAAGAGGCCAAGACGAAGACCTATCAATCTAGGTCGAGAAGAGATACTGCGGACAGATAGACATTTGCTCCACATGCACACGAGGACTAGATTACCGTGCAACATCTCGATTAGTATGGTTCATTTATTCATGTCACTAACCCATTTTATTTTACACCATGATCACAACACGCACTAGTTTATTTTACACCAGCACCACAACACACGCAATCATTTCCTACACTAACACATTCATCACCAGTTTATTTTCCACAAGCACCACAACATGCACTATCATTCCTTGCATCGAAACCTTATCCAATGATATATTTTGCACAACTGTCACCCCATCATCGTATTAGATGCCCTATGTGCCATCACCCCATGTGACACCATATAATAGCCTGTCAATAGTGTCGTAAACACCTTTAGCACCGTTGTTCTTCCAAGTTGGATCATCCTCACAAACATCGGTCAAGGGCGATACACTATGGGTGGCTAGGACATAGTCGCAGTCATCTACGGAGGAAACAAATGAGGTCAGTAATCAACCCCGACGTGCACGTGAAGATGAGGCCAAAGTCCCAGTAGAGCCGTTAACCCAAACAGTGCGATGGAACCCTAGGTGTACCCGACGTGCACGTGTAACAATCTATACCGGTCCAGTCACCCGACTCGAGTTATAAGATGATACAATTATAAAAAGCTATCACAGTTCAACAATCAATCACATATAGAcaaattatattatttcataataAATCTTTCATTTCCATGATATTTGATCATGTCTAGACCTTAATCGAGCTTAcagaacatttaaaacaaaccagaatcaattttgaactaaattgaaacttctacaaaaaattggataaaaaatgtaaacataagtcacatggccgtgtgacaaagGCTAGCTCGTGTGGCCCCAAAATGTGGCCGTGCGGCCAACCCGTGTAATAGAATATGCCCATGTCACTCagaatcacacggccgtgtaactcattatGCCCGTGTGAAAAATTCTGCACCTAAAATCATAcaaccacacagccgtgtgagtgACCGTATATAGCACACGATCATGTGACAGCCCGTATCCCAGACCGTGTGCACTTGAAATAGTCCCTAATCTAGGTAGATTACACTACACcaatctcaaaaacatcaaaattactaaaaacgacaGTCAAAATTACTTACATGCAAGCAAGGACATGAACTAAACACTCCAAGTTTTATTTCAATGGTGTTTTCGGTGGTGGAAAAATACGgggaaaatgaccattttttttcttttgttaatttcTAATCTATTATTAGTTACTAATTTATCCTTATAATATAACCTTCATAATTTACCAAGTAATGTACTTAACCATCCATTATAACTCCTAATGGCCTAATTACCTTTTAAGGCCTTCAATCTATTGATTCATAATCATATAGCAATATTAACTAATAACAATTAACTTTTGCAACTTTGACGATTCAgttctttttcttaattaactatctaaatggaaaaaattacctaaccaaattttaattcaaCACAAGAATAACTCTgtgaataacaaataaataataaaatagtaactCATTGGTCGGAAAcatggtctcgaaactactatttttgacaccactaaaaaacaggATATTACAACCCGATTGTAGCACACATTTAGGAGATCAAtgattatgtctatttataattttttgaagttgtttGCTTTGTTTTACATTCACAATAtatacttatttaaaatataaatatcacataAGTTTTTAAGTTAAGGATTTTGAATATGTTGGACCATACTACAAACGTTGTAATTCTTGAAggattgaaatgaaaatttagtaaattaattttgtatAGGGTTTGTGTAAGTGTTTGTGTATCTTTTACAGTGAAATTGGAGTTTTTGATTggaaagaaattgagtttttacTGTATGAGTGTTTACACTTTAACGAAGAAATTAATGAATAAGCCAATAAGCTAGTGTTTTAGCTGTATGAATTAGTCTTTTAATTAGCTGTTCTCCTCGATGCTCTCGAGTTGTCTAGACATGTTAGCTTCGTATAACCTGAGACTTTGTGTTGCAACGCGATCCAGCTTCTCGGTTGATGGCTCTATGCTTAATGCTTACATGCTAGATGAAATTCATAGGTCATCTAGCTCCACTCCACGGCACTATTGTAAATTCAAATATACCTTAAAACTATTACAATATTTATCTCAAACTTGGGAAAagataaatttacaaatttctaatttcaaaccgagaaaaaaaagaaaaaataatttttagaaaagaaaatactCTGCCAACTCAGTAAAAACTTGTctgataaatttcaataaaaaaaagccaaaattctcaattgattttttttccagCATATTTACATAATTTTGCTCATAATTAACGATAAAGACTTAAAAGAATatttacaacaaaaaaaaatctaagataccAAAGTAAGGGCGTTTATCCGGCctttattcatatttattttagtttaaatttaattatttttcaactactaatttaattctattttatattaatttttttaattttaaatatataaatatataagtttttttatataatatctacGATTTATAACCTCTGTTTTGGTGTTCCCATCAGCTATCTCAAAGATTAATTAAAGGGGTTAAATGCAATGTCACCCTACTCTTGTTTAATCGGTTTCCTCAAATTAATTGTCTTAAATTTGACGAATTAACTTCCACTACATCCAAATTCAAGTCCATTTTCTGTGCTGTGAGTGAATTGGAGAGAGATGAGAAGGGGGAAAATTGCCCCAGATGGCAATGAAGCGAGAAAGAGGAGCGAGAAAGGAGACTCCAAATCCCTCAATGCCTATTTCAAGCAGAGGAAGTCACGAACAGAAGACTTCAAATGCCGGGATCCTGAAGGAGAAAATCAGAAACAAATAAGAGAATCGGGAAATGAAAATAAGGGCAAGCCGGGAAAAGGGTTCTTCGCTTGCTATCTGCTAACCTCTCTCAGCCCTCGTCATAAAGGCCACACCTATATCGGGTCTGATTCTACTGTTCTCTTCCTATATTAATATTTTGCCTCATCCTCACCGTGCTTCTTTCTTATCTCAACATTATGGATGCTAATGCTTCTTTTTTCTTGCTGTCAAAGATTGATCTTTTCTTTTTTGGCAAGATATCTTTTCCAATTTTACCTCTAAGGTTCAGCTTTATGATTCTGCACTTCTCACTCGAGTGTTTTGAATGGTACATGACATGTTCCAAGGCTTTTATTAGATTCGTATTTACACCCTTTGAGGTTTATCTGAGTAAATTCAATTTTAACTCGATGTTTACTTGGTTATGATCTTTAAATTCAAATTTCGCTTTTTTCCCTTCAAATTTTCCGTGTTGTTTCTTTTATGGTTCATGTTTGATTCGTTATCACTTACCATGAAGAAATTGATGCTACTATCTATGTGGCTTAATAAGTCATTTAAATAATATCAGCTTGCAGTTGTTTTCCTTTGATATGAGGTTCTCTAGTAAAAATTCAAGCTGACCAAACAGTTTGCAGTTTGAACTATTTATATAACGGCAGTGTTGCCTAATTGCAGATTTACTGTGAACCC
This region includes:
- the LOC107936051 gene encoding transmembrane protein 87A; the protein is MDFSFRIANKSFDFLIFVILSTLLTTIHASIHIYQNQLFNEVGNAYLLPGGSEGLYASLSSDDSATDGRSFIRFENITFWRTQDAADEQSEMEHSTGLIQAVIFEAADRNNIGGSAYGGQRSICCTPDLAKLEGCKQGEVIRIPSATEINWPMVLSIQFNGNDLSTQMNNAEVPIKKTGMHNLFFIACDPKLKGTVMSGKTVWKNPDGYLPGRMAPLMTFYVYMAIAYLLLSAIWFSQYMRFWEDILQLQHCIAAVIGLGLFEMILWYLDYSNFNKTGMRPVVTTAWVVTVGAIKKTLSRLLILSVSMGYGVVRPTLGGLTSKVLLIGATYFVASELLDITEHVGTINDVSGRARLFLGLPDAFLDAFLILWIFTSLSKTLEQLQAKRISVKLDIYRKFSNALAVAVIASVAWITYEIYFKATDPFNERWQSAWIITAFWDILSFALLCVICYLWAPSQSSQRYAYSEDVGEEFDDEEAQSLTRGQSNGDVSLVKQEQKNGNAGISDEEDESEEDKRE